One window of the Triticum dicoccoides isolate Atlit2015 ecotype Zavitan chromosome 3B, WEW_v2.0, whole genome shotgun sequence genome contains the following:
- the LOC119280788 gene encoding uncharacterized protein LOC119280788, whose product MSSSASASRRSWPRYGAVPMTRCPACPRIAPLKRLVTTTDKNGNLGREFVKCESKPEQGKKLKQCTHFEWLDEYIERIQLEGASGELDLLLEAEKLGKFGSGASGSGAPGSGNSIGGARPSIGATVGDAGVTAELKKLNKQMKKLIKLQKQGNLMGLMAALFYVCVIGLAFVYVMIISRK is encoded by the exons ATGTCGAGCTCCGCTTCAGCCTCCCGCCGCTCATGGCCGCGCTATGGCGCAGTGCCCATGACAAGATGCCCTGCATGCCCACGTATCGCACCCCTGAAGCGGCTAGTCACAACGACCGACAAGAATGGCAACCTTGGGCGGGAAttcgtgaaatgcgagagcaaACCAGAGCAGGGAAAG AAATTGAAGCAATGCACCCATTTTGAGTGGCTAGATGAGTACATAGAGCGGATTCAACTGGAGGGTGCATCAGGGGAGCTCGATTTACTGTTGGAGGCGGAGAAGTTGGGCAAGTTTGGATCGGGCGCATCTGGATCCGGGGCCCCTGGATCTGGCAATTCCATCGGGGGCGCCCGCCCTTCCATTGGTGCTACTGTGGGGGATGCAGGAGTGACGGCAGAGCTGAAGAAGCTGAACAAGCAGatgaagaaactcatcaaattgcaGAAGCAGGGCAATTTGATGGGGCTCATGGCCGCACTTTTTtatgtttgtgtaattggtctcgcaTTTGTTTATGTGATGATAATTAGTCGTAAGTGA